Proteins encoded within one genomic window of Nitrospina gracilis 3/211:
- a CDS encoding type IV pilin protein: protein MRSCRKQVFSQHGFTLIEVLITIAIVAVLAAIAIPQFTQYKERAYDSDSKSTLRHLFISCRVYWDDQGGTNTCDPSVAANPAYGFIDPPDVSVNGSGDETSFSATAQHVSSSNTFSIDNLGSIN, encoded by the coding sequence ATGCGTTCTTGCCGAAAACAGGTTTTCAGCCAACACGGCTTTACCTTGATCGAGGTTTTGATCACCATTGCCATCGTAGCGGTCCTGGCCGCTATAGCGATTCCTCAGTTCACTCAATACAAGGAACGGGCGTATGACTCGGATTCCAAGTCCACCTTGCGGCACCTTTTCATTTCCTGCCGGGTTTATTGGGATGATCAGGGAGGGACCAATACCTGTGACCCCTCCGTGGCGGCGAATCCTGCATACGGGTTCATCGATCCCCCCGACGTCAGTGTGAATGGATCCGGTGATGAAACCAGTTTTTCCGCAACCGCCCAGCATGTGAGCAGCTCGAACACCTTTTCTATCGATAATCTAGGTTCTATCAACTGA
- a CDS encoding prepilin-type N-terminal cleavage/methylation domain-containing protein, with amino-acid sequence MKLHKNAHFSERGFTLIELLIVIAIISILAAIAIPQFAQYKERAYDSDSKATLRNLFLSCRVYWDDNGGSNSCDPTVAAGPEYGFVNPSDITLSASGTETTFAGTAQHNDSTNTYNIDSNGSIS; translated from the coding sequence ATGAAATTGCATAAAAATGCCCATTTCTCCGAGCGCGGCTTCACACTGATCGAATTGTTGATCGTAATCGCCATCATTTCCATATTGGCAGCCATCGCCATTCCCCAATTTGCCCAATACAAGGAACGGGCGTACGACTCCGATTCCAAGGCCACTTTGCGGAACCTTTTTTTATCCTGCCGGGTGTACTGGGATGACAATGGAGGATCCAATTCCTGCGATCCCACCGTCGCGGCCGGCCCTGAATACGGGTTTGTGAATCCGAGCGACATCACCTTGTCCGCTTCCGGAACTGAAACCACCTTTGCCGGAACCGCCCAGCATAACGACAGCACCAATACCTACAACATAGACAGTAATGGCAGCATTAGTTGA